In Nitrospiraceae bacterium, the genomic window CAGCGACCTGCATGCGGGACATGGCGGACACGATCCCTTCGTAGACGGCTGCGGCGGCGACGGACCAGTTGGGATTAAACGGCTCGCCACGGAAGGCTGCTTCGGCAGCTTTCTTTTCATCGTAGGTCAGATCGCGCGGCGCGCGCGTGACGTAGTGTTGCGATTGCGCGACAGAGTGTTCGGATCGATCATCCATTCGCTGTTGTGGCATGGGGCCCTCCTGCATCAGGTGAGTGATGAGCGAACACTGCGGAATGGGAGCAATGTTGGTGCCAGGCACATTGCCCCTCATGAAGAATGTCGGCATAGACGCACGGTGACTTTAACGGTCCAGTTTTGTGCCCGTTCTCTTCAGTCTCCAAAGTGTTTTCATGTACTTACGCGCCAGCTGCGGATAGGTGGCGATGAGGCGACTGCCGTCCCCGTACTTCGATACAGTGGCGGTTATGACAGAACGCTGCGAGATTTTTGACGCATGACAGGATAGGAGGCAGGCCTGTCGCGCGATGGTATTTTCCCGCACGGCCTCACGCGATTCACAGAGGCGCAGGGCCGGAACCGTTTTTCTCCAGATTGAGTGGTGGACCCTTGCGGGCTAGGCTTCTTCCTTTTAAGTCCGGTATAATCCGCTGTTCTGTCTGCTTTCCTGGTCTGAGTCTGGTCCGGTTGGCGCGTGGTCAACTCATGGCCGGCTGGTGCGTTGTCTCCCACGGCATACGAGACCAGCACACTTCACGAGTCATGTCGCGAGAAGGAGTTTTGAATGACTGAAAAGGATGAGAAAAAGCGCGCGTTGGACCTGGCCCTGGCTCAGATTGAAAAACAGTACGGCAAGGGCGCGGTGATGAAGTTGGGGACCGATGATCGGCCGGCCGACGTTCCGGCGATTTCAAGCGGATCCCTGGGATTGGATATTGCCCTCGGCGTCGGGGGATTCCCGCGCGGACGGGTCATCGAAATTTTTGGTCCGGAATCGTCCGGTAAAACCACCCTCACGTTGCATGCGATCGCGGAAGCGCAGAAAGCGGGTGGAGTCGCTGCCTTCATTGATGCCGAACATGCGTTGGATTTGACCTATGCCAAGAAGTTGGGCGTGCACACCGACGACTTGCTCGTGTCGCAGCCGGACACCGGTGAGCAGGCGCTCGAGATTGCCGAGACCCTCGTCCGCAGCGGCGCGATTGATGTGATCGTCGTGGACTCCGTGGCGGCGCTGGTGCCTCGAGCTGAGATCGAAGGCGAAATGGGTGATGCCCATATGGGCTTGCAGGCACGGCTGATGTCCCAGGCCTTGCGTAAACTGACGGCTGCCATCGCCAAATCGCAGACGACCCTGATCTTCATCAACCAGATCCGCATGAAAATCGGTGTGATGTTCGGCAATCCGGAAACCACGACGGGCGGCAACGCCTTGAAGTTTTATTCGTCCGTGCGCCTCGACATTCGTCGGATTGAGTCGATCAAGGATGGGCAGGATGTCACCGGAAGCCGCGTCCGCGTCAAGGTGGTCAAGAACAAGATGGCCCCGCCGTTCAGACAGGCGGAATTCGACATCATGTTCGCCGAGGGAATTTCCAAATCGGGCGAGATTGTCGATATGGGAGTCGAGAAGCGCGTGGTGGAGAAGGCCGGCGCCTGGTACTCCTATAAGGGCGAGCGATTGGGCCAGGGGCGTGAAGCCGTCCGCGACTTTCTCAAGACCAACCCGGCCATCGCCAAGGAGATCGAAGGCAAGGTGCGCGAACTAGCCGGGCTGCCTTTGCGCGGGGCCGAGAAGAAAGCCGAGGCCAAAGAGGCAAAAGAAGAGAAACCCGAGCGCAAGGTTGAGATTCGCCAGGACGAGAAGCGCGGCCACAGTGCGAGAGTGACATCATAGGCAGCAGGATGTCGGCTGGACGTGGTGGACCACGACGCAGGGAGTCGCCGATGGATTTCCTGACAATGGCGATCCGGTACCTTGGCCGTGCTGAGCGGACAGCCTCTCAGGTCCAGCACTACGTTCAAGAAAAAGGGGCGAGCCGGGTGCAGGGGCACGCGGTTGTCCGTGAGTTACAGCGGCGCGGGTATCTCGACGATCAAGCCTATGCCACCCGGTGGGCGGAAGCCAGGCTCTCGCGACGCCCGATGGGACGTGAACGACTGAAGCTGGAACTCCTTCGTCGAGGCTTCGAAGATACGGTGGCGGAGCGGGCCTTGTGCAGTGCTTACCGGTCGGTTTCCGAACAGGAATTGGCGTGCCAGGCGTTAGAAGGACGCACGACGAGGATGCGTCCACTACAGTGGGTGAGATTTTTGCGGCAACGCGGGTTTGATGACGACACCATTCAGCAAGTCACGCAAGTCGACTTGGAGACGGGGTTAGACGAGTTATGAGCCAAAGTGTAAACGATCTGCGGCGAGCCTTCATCCGGTACTTTGAGCAGCAGGGCCATCGAGCGGTGCCGAGCGCGCCGTTGATTCCACAGGCGGATCCCACGTTGCTGTTTACGAACGCCGGGATGAATCAATTCAAACGGGTGTTCCTGGGTGAAGAAACGCGCGCCTATCAGCGGGCCGTGACCGTGCAGAAGTGTCTGCGTGCCGGCGGCAAGCACAATGACCTTGAAAATGTCGGCTACACCAGGCGGCATCATACGTTCTTCGAAATGCTCGGCAACTTTTCCTTCGGCGATTATTTCAAGGAAGACGCCATCCGCTTCGGCTGGGAATTTCTGACCTCGGTGGTCGGGCTGTCGAAAGACCGGATGTGGATCACGATCTTTCGCGAAGACGACGAAGCCGATCGGTTGTGGCGGAAGATCGGCGTGTCCCCGAGCCGTATCGTGCGTTGTGGCGAGAAGGACAATTTCTGGCAGATGGCCGACACGGGTCCCTGCGGGCCTTGCTCGGAACTGCACTTC contains:
- the recA gene encoding recombinase RecA, coding for MTEKDEKKRALDLALAQIEKQYGKGAVMKLGTDDRPADVPAISSGSLGLDIALGVGGFPRGRVIEIFGPESSGKTTLTLHAIAEAQKAGGVAAFIDAEHALDLTYAKKLGVHTDDLLVSQPDTGEQALEIAETLVRSGAIDVIVVDSVAALVPRAEIEGEMGDAHMGLQARLMSQALRKLTAAIAKSQTTLIFINQIRMKIGVMFGNPETTTGGNALKFYSSVRLDIRRIESIKDGQDVTGSRVRVKVVKNKMAPPFRQAEFDIMFAEGISKSGEIVDMGVEKRVVEKAGAWYSYKGERLGQGREAVRDFLKTNPAIAKEIEGKVRELAGLPLRGAEKKAEAKEAKEEKPERKVEIRQDEKRGHSARVTS
- a CDS encoding RecX family transcriptional regulator; the encoded protein is MDFLTMAIRYLGRAERTASQVQHYVQEKGASRVQGHAVVRELQRRGYLDDQAYATRWAEARLSRRPMGRERLKLELLRRGFEDTVAERALCSAYRSVSEQELACQALEGRTTRMRPLQWVRFLRQRGFDDDTIQQVTQVDLETGLDEL